A single window of Pectobacterium parmentieri DNA harbors:
- a CDS encoding AAA family ATPase, translated as MKLAYIWISEHKVLKNIQLIIDSSLDCDYKHGNLTIHRNESAKIYYNGVSISAIIGKNGTGKSTVLEFLEDSASGGNSSGIIVWYDDVGNVFICPVNIYKKNINILTTEEYSVIDDYQDFLNINNVSLIKSSNLTDANRLEVIKKNKSKLIYDLSLSDYQKQSLSFIRERFSRLMSYLQHYSASDDLQKTTIKYTFKFSPSSTAFLRSVLDEVIDRNFIFFEKRDLEKLHFEFIDHYNSNNHFSIESQLIKFNISLICQGASRKIKKERSIQDVLYLILMICYVRDNSSFNINFITDLLSQYNKNINDQKNNFFEKDDIFEIIEYIDKEIKKIINLSYEVNHLINDEKVLFIKNEKLDGFYLETSHVDTIFNLSELIGYLSNSIAKNIPYGWEGFSTGEFAKLNLFSELYYFINNPKRSSKESYFIFMDEVDLYLHPDWQRNFLSDLLIFISKNFPIERTQILMTTHSPIIIGDFLPENIITLIKNNKGIVSIGESHGFGTQITDLYINGLHIESTFGVHSKKYIEGILHRRNNEELTEYDHWLISKIKSENIRKMLGGMQ; from the coding sequence AAACATGGTAACCTCACAATCCATCGAAATGAATCTGCAAAAATTTATTATAATGGTGTATCAATAAGTGCCATTATTGGAAAAAATGGTACTGGTAAATCAACGGTCCTTGAGTTTTTAGAAGATTCAGCTTCGGGCGGTAATTCTTCAGGAATTATTGTATGGTACGATGATGTCGGAAATGTATTTATATGCCCAGTGAATATATATAAGAAAAATATAAATATTCTAACCACTGAAGAATACAGTGTGATTGATGATTATCAAGATTTTTTAAATATAAATAATGTCTCATTGATAAAATCTAGCAATTTGACAGATGCGAACAGACTAGAAGTCATAAAAAAAAATAAATCTAAGCTAATCTATGATTTATCATTATCTGATTATCAGAAACAAAGTCTTAGTTTTATTCGTGAAAGATTTTCACGCCTAATGTCTTATTTACAACATTACTCAGCATCAGATGACTTACAAAAAACAACAATAAAATATACATTTAAATTTTCACCTTCATCAACAGCATTTCTTAGATCGGTTTTAGATGAGGTTATAGATAGAAATTTTATTTTCTTCGAAAAAAGAGATTTAGAAAAGCTACATTTTGAATTCATTGATCATTACAATAGCAATAATCACTTTAGCATAGAGTCTCAACTAATAAAGTTCAATATTTCATTGATTTGTCAAGGAGCATCTAGGAAAATAAAAAAAGAAAGGTCTATTCAAGATGTTTTATATTTAATATTAATGATCTGTTATGTTCGAGATAATTCCTCCTTCAATATTAATTTCATCACCGACTTACTATCTCAATATAACAAAAATATAAATGATCAAAAAAATAACTTTTTTGAAAAAGATGATATTTTTGAAATAATTGAATATATTGATAAGGAGATTAAAAAGATAATAAATCTCTCTTATGAAGTTAATCATTTAATTAATGATGAGAAGGTGTTATTTATCAAGAATGAGAAACTTGATGGGTTTTATCTAGAGACTAGTCATGTTGATACAATATTTAACCTCTCAGAATTGATAGGTTATCTTTCAAATAGTATAGCCAAAAATATACCATATGGCTGGGAGGGGTTTAGTACAGGTGAATTTGCTAAGTTGAACCTTTTCTCTGAATTATATTATTTTATTAACAATCCAAAAAGAAGTAGTAAAGAAAGTTATTTCATTTTCATGGATGAGGTTGATCTCTATTTACATCCCGATTGGCAACGTAATTTCTTAAGTGATCTGCTTATTTTTATATCAAAAAATTTTCCAATTGAGCGGACACAAATATTAATGACCACTCATTCTCCTATCATAATAGGGGATTTTTTGCCAGAAAATATCATTACCTTGATAAAAAATAATAAGGGAATCGTTAGTATTGGTGAGTCACATGGTTTTGGAACGCAAATAACAGATTTGTATATCAATGGATTACATATTGAGTCAACTTTTGGAGTGCACTCTAAAAAATATATCGAAGGAATACTGCATCGAAGAAATAATGAGGAATTAACAGAATATGATCATTGGCTAATATCTAAGATTAAAAGCGAAAATATCAGGAAAATGCTCGGTGGTATGCAATGA
- the mobC gene encoding MobC family replication-relaxation protein, whose translation MLITAYSERQTRHREKIQRLLNFLKEETYSDFKTLMLLFGFRDHKSLYSLLSKVEGMGLIQKRVLISRTMKISLWGITSDGLAVVLTPNDALFPARFEPSKITGWTLEHHLDNQAARIILEQKGASGWINGDRTTFLSRYQVSHRPDGLITLPGGTVIAIETERRLKTRARYQLIIASHLLARTRKDWIYVFYIVPDPQKKRGLERLFDSIRHVMVNHQHIPLETRHRNVFRIYTLDELQRLDVSHCI comes from the coding sequence ATGCTGATCACCGCATATAGCGAACGCCAGACGCGACACCGCGAAAAAATACAACGACTACTGAATTTTCTGAAGGAAGAAACGTACAGTGATTTTAAAACGCTGATGCTGCTGTTTGGCTTCAGGGATCATAAATCGCTGTATTCCCTGCTTTCAAAAGTCGAGGGCATGGGCTTAATACAAAAGCGCGTCCTGATATCGCGCACAATGAAAATTTCATTATGGGGCATAACCAGTGACGGACTGGCCGTTGTGTTAACCCCAAACGATGCGCTTTTCCCGGCACGGTTTGAGCCTTCAAAAATCACCGGCTGGACGCTGGAACATCACCTTGATAATCAGGCAGCACGAATCATCCTTGAGCAAAAAGGCGCATCCGGATGGATAAACGGCGATCGCACAACCTTCCTCAGCCGTTATCAGGTCAGTCACCGCCCGGACGGGTTGATCACCTTGCCCGGCGGCACAGTGATCGCCATTGAGACCGAGCGCCGTCTGAAAACCAGAGCCCGTTACCAGTTGATCATCGCCAGCCATTTGCTGGCGCGGACCCGTAAAGACTGGATCTACGTTTTTTATATCGTGCCGGACCCGCAGAAAAAGCGCGGTCTTGAACGGCTGTTTGACAGCATCCGGCACGTTATGGTTAACCATCAGCACATCCCGCTGGAAACCCGCCATCGGAATGTCTTTCGCATCTATACACTCGACGAGTTGCAACGGCTCGATGTAAGCCACTGCATATAG